In the genome of Deltaproteobacteria bacterium, one region contains:
- a CDS encoding IS256 family transposase encodes MKYPEEQPERLFEMIRFDIQKTVGQYLTAMMNAELTHFLGREPYERSSGEPNHRNGSYGRHFTLKGIGKVDVYVPRDRKGEFKTQVIPRSKQYEEEIARDLSLMFLAGISTRSLSMISYRLIGRKISPTEISSANVELSEAVEKWRMRNLSSECVKYMFIDGVNFNMRIARDIETVPILAAIGVTEANQRLVLGLQSGDKESAGSWREFFKDLKTRGLNPQRVTLGIMDGLTGVETVFKEEFPNAKVQRCQVHVARNVLAKVPKKLKKEVADDLRSIFYASSRKKAMEFFEQFKKKWKDTIPSAVSCLERSINACLTFFSFPEEEWISLRTTNIIERLNKEFKRRTKPMEIIAGETACYRLLAFISLRMELHWRSNPIGKVRNNLPFLKELAYEKFTQKS; translated from the coding sequence ATGAAATATCCAGAGGAGCAGCCGGAGAGACTTTTTGAGATGATCCGTTTTGATATTCAAAAGACTGTTGGTCAGTATCTGACAGCCATGATGAATGCGGAGCTGACACACTTTCTGGGCAGAGAACCTTATGAGCGCAGCTCTGGAGAACCCAATCATCGCAATGGATCCTATGGTCGTCATTTTACCTTAAAGGGAATAGGCAAAGTAGATGTTTATGTACCTCGAGACCGTAAGGGAGAGTTCAAGACCCAGGTCATTCCCAGGAGCAAGCAGTATGAGGAAGAGATAGCCAGGGACCTGAGCCTTATGTTTTTGGCAGGTATCAGTACTCGTAGTCTCTCCATGATATCCTATAGGCTGATAGGCAGAAAGATTTCTCCTACTGAGATCAGCAGTGCCAATGTAGAACTGTCAGAGGCAGTTGAGAAATGGAGGATGCGAAACCTGTCATCAGAATGTGTCAAGTACATGTTTATTGATGGAGTCAATTTTAACATGCGCATTGCTCGGGACATTGAGACCGTTCCGATTCTGGCAGCCATTGGTGTCACAGAGGCAAATCAAAGGTTGGTATTAGGTCTCCAGTCTGGAGATAAAGAATCAGCAGGTAGCTGGCGTGAATTCTTCAAGGATTTAAAGACAAGAGGTCTGAATCCCCAGAGAGTTACTTTGGGCATAATGGATGGTCTAACTGGTGTTGAGACCGTATTCAAGGAAGAATTCCCGAATGCAAAGGTACAGCGTTGTCAGGTACATGTAGCAAGGAATGTCTTGGCCAAGGTACCCAAGAAGCTAAAGAAGGAAGTAGCGGATGATTTAAGGTCCATCTTCTATGCCTCTTCAAGAAAGAAAGCCATGGAGTTTTTCGAGCAGTTTAAAAAGAAATGGAAGGATACCATTCCTTCTGCTGTATCCTGTCTTGAGAGATCCATCAATGCCTGCCTGACCTTTTTCAGCTTTCCTGAAGAGGAATGGATATCTCTACGGACCACTAATATCATAGAGAGACTAAACAAGGAATTTAAACGCAGAACGAAACCTATGGAGATCATCGCTGGTGAGACTGCCTGTTACCGTCTCCTGGCCTTTATCTCTCTGAGAATGGAATTGCATTGGAGATCAAACCCAATAGGAAAAGTGCGTAACAACCTGCCTTTTCTCAAAGAATTGGCCTATGAGAAATTCACACAAAAAAGTTGA